A genome region from Acaryochloris thomasi RCC1774 includes the following:
- the psbO gene encoding photosystem II manganese-stabilizing polypeptide: MRFRALIVAFFAVCLGMFAATQTALAVTPAGLTYDQVKNTGLADNCPSLVGDTSGSISVSSGQSIVDLCMHPTSFYVKEEPKNARREAEFVTANVMTRFTTTLESVSGPLSSSGSGLTFTEKDGIDFQAITVQIPNGERVPMLFTVKQLVAEASGSSIEPGTAFEGQYTVPSYRTSNFLDPKGRGVAAGYDNAVAIPAGADADELNRANAKRFDVSKGEIALNVSAVDSETGEFTGTFASEQFADSDLGAVDPLEVRIEGIVYGRVE, translated from the coding sequence ATGAGATTTCGCGCTTTAATTGTTGCATTCTTTGCAGTTTGTTTAGGGATGTTTGCAGCTACTCAGACTGCTTTAGCTGTTACCCCGGCTGGTCTAACCTACGACCAAGTCAAAAATACTGGCCTTGCTGATAACTGCCCAAGCTTAGTGGGTGACACCAGTGGCTCCATATCAGTGAGTTCAGGTCAGTCCATCGTTGATCTGTGTATGCATCCAACTTCTTTCTATGTAAAGGAAGAACCTAAGAATGCTCGCAGAGAGGCTGAGTTTGTCACGGCAAACGTGATGACTCGATTCACCACGACGCTGGAATCAGTGTCAGGTCCGCTTTCTTCTAGTGGAAGCGGTCTTACTTTCACAGAAAAAGATGGAATTGATTTTCAGGCCATCACTGTTCAGATTCCTAACGGTGAGCGGGTTCCTATGCTGTTTACAGTTAAACAGCTAGTTGCAGAGGCAAGCGGTAGCTCTATTGAGCCAGGTACGGCGTTTGAAGGACAATATACGGTTCCTTCTTACCGAACATCAAACTTCCTTGATCCCAAGGGACGAGGTGTTGCGGCGGGTTACGACAATGCAGTTGCGATACCTGCAGGCGCTGATGCTGATGAACTAAATCGCGCCAATGCAAAACGTTTTGACGTGTCGAAGGGTGAGATTGCACTGAACGTCTCAGCCGTTGATAGTGAAACTGGTGAGTTCACGGGAACTTTTGCAAGCGAGCAGTTTGCAGACTCTGATTTAGGTGCTGTTGACCCGCTTGAAGTCAGAATTGAAGGTATTGTTTACGGCCGAGTAGAGTAG
- a CDS encoding branched-chain amino acid transaminase, with translation MDNFLPIAYFQEKFVPFAEANISIATHALHYGTGAFGGMRGLPNPQNPREILLFRLDRHCQRLSQSAQFLHYELPAEQIQKAITEFVHQNQPQNPFYIRPFVYTSDLGIAPRLHKIEKSFFIYGIELGDYLSPDGVSCRISSWLRQEDRSLPLRGKISGAYITSSLAKTEAVESGFDEAILMNTQGKVSEASGMNIFVIRQGRIFTPPTDQDILEGITRDSLIQLARDIGLEVVERPIDKSELIIADEVFLSGTAAKVTPVKRVENFVLPSNNPLTQKLRDKLTAITENRDPTYQDWTFPISLD, from the coding sequence ATGGACAATTTCCTCCCCATCGCTTACTTTCAAGAAAAATTTGTTCCGTTTGCAGAGGCCAATATCTCCATTGCAACCCATGCCCTGCACTATGGGACAGGCGCCTTCGGAGGGATGCGGGGTCTGCCCAATCCGCAAAATCCACGCGAGATTTTGCTGTTTAGACTTGATCGCCATTGTCAACGCCTGAGCCAGAGTGCCCAGTTTCTCCACTACGAGTTGCCTGCTGAGCAAATCCAAAAAGCAATTACTGAATTTGTGCACCAGAATCAGCCTCAGAACCCCTTCTATATTCGCCCCTTTGTCTATACCTCTGATCTGGGGATTGCGCCACGATTGCACAAAATTGAAAAAAGCTTCTTTATTTATGGCATTGAGTTGGGAGATTATCTGTCACCAGACGGTGTGAGCTGCCGCATCAGCTCGTGGCTACGGCAGGAAGACCGTAGTCTACCGCTCAGAGGCAAGATCAGTGGTGCTTACATCACATCTTCACTGGCTAAAACTGAGGCCGTAGAGTCAGGCTTTGATGAAGCTATTTTAATGAATACCCAGGGCAAGGTCAGCGAGGCCTCGGGCATGAACATTTTTGTGATTAGACAGGGACGCATTTTCACTCCCCCCACCGATCAAGACATCCTGGAAGGCATTACCCGCGATAGCCTCATTCAGCTCGCCCGTGACATTGGCTTAGAAGTAGTGGAGCGCCCCATCGATAAGTCAGAGCTGATTATTGCAGACGAAGTGTTTCTCAGTGGAACGGCGGCCAAAGTTACGCCGGTCAAGCGGGTCGAGAACTTTGTTCTGCCCAGCAACAATCCCCTCACGCAAAAACTGAGAGACAAGTTGACGGCCATCACTGAAAACCGGGATCCGACCTATCAGGATTGGACCTTTCCGATTTCACTAGACTAA
- a CDS encoding RNA polymerase sigma factor SigF has product MLSTCTQELKSESLQLLQGYQSNPSTQVRNKLVQMNLGLVRKEAHRWVHNSGENFEDLLQVGCFGLIQAIERFDLTKGSAFSSFATPYIRGEIQHYLRDKSPQVRIPRRWQELQRQAAQVTHRMRDNLQRQPTEAEVVEALGISLTEWQEAKVAMSNRSPLSLDMPIQQAESESTSLGDLLTDGHYRSFQLAQEDQIRVQQALAKLEKRTSQVLEFVFLYDLTQKETAERLGISAVTVSRQVKKGLTALRHLLKGADEATEEVDV; this is encoded by the coding sequence ATGCTTTCAACCTGCACTCAAGAGCTTAAGAGCGAAAGTCTACAACTTCTGCAGGGCTATCAGTCTAATCCCAGTACACAGGTCCGAAACAAGTTAGTGCAGATGAACTTGGGGTTGGTGCGCAAAGAAGCTCATCGATGGGTCCACAATTCGGGAGAAAATTTTGAGGACTTGCTACAGGTCGGTTGCTTTGGTTTAATTCAGGCGATTGAGAGATTCGATCTAACAAAGGGTAGTGCGTTCAGTTCCTTTGCAACGCCCTATATTCGAGGTGAGATTCAGCACTATCTACGGGATAAGAGTCCGCAGGTTCGGATTCCACGCCGATGGCAGGAGCTGCAGCGACAGGCAGCTCAGGTCACACATCGGATGCGGGACAATCTGCAGCGACAACCAACCGAGGCTGAGGTTGTTGAAGCGTTGGGCATTTCGCTGACGGAATGGCAGGAGGCCAAGGTAGCGATGTCTAACCGTTCGCCCCTCAGTTTAGATATGCCTATTCAGCAGGCTGAGAGTGAGTCAACGTCTTTGGGCGATCTGTTAACGGATGGCCACTATCGAAGTTTCCAACTGGCTCAAGAAGATCAGATTCGGGTTCAGCAGGCTTTAGCAAAGCTGGAAAAGCGAACGTCTCAGGTACTGGAGTTTGTCTTTCTGTACGATTTGACTCAGAAAGAAACCGCAGAGCGTTTAGGAATCAGTGCGGTCACGGTTTCTCGGCAGGTCAAGAAAGGATTGACGGCGCTGCGACACCTGCTTAAGGGAGCCGACGAGGCTACGGAGGAAGTTGACGTTTAG